Proteins encoded together in one Mobula birostris isolate sMobBir1 chromosome 9, sMobBir1.hap1, whole genome shotgun sequence window:
- the zfand2a gene encoding AN1-type zinc finger protein 2A isoform X1, giving the protein MEFPDLGKHCSENSCKRLDFLPLKCDACAQIFCKDHITYAQHKCTSSYKKDMQVPVCPLCNTPVPIRRGEMPDIRVGEHIDRECRSDPAQKKRKIFTNKCSKSGCKQKEMIKVTCDQCHLNFCLKHRHPLDHACEADGKPLSKAGNAAMKRVQGTPKPGVVPSTSKGTSSSRPNGLNTSAPPRHNSDSARNIPMSASLQAGLTEEQALQRALERSLAESSQNTAPSHQEQEDLALAQAIAASEEEFRRQQQQTQQRGSKTLPCKLS; this is encoded by the exons ATGGAGTTTCCAGATCTGGGCAAACACTGCTCTGAAAATTCCTGCAAACGGCTGG ATTTTCTTCCTCTGAAGTGTGATGCATGTGCACAGATCTTCTGCAAGGACCATATTACCTATGCACAGCATAAGTGCACTTCCTCTTACAAAAAG GACATGCAGGTACCCGTGTGTCCTCTTTGTAACACTCCAGTTCCGATAAGAAGGGGAGAAATGCCAGATATCCGTGTTGGTGAACACATTGACAGAGAGTGCAGATCTGATCCTGCCCAGAAAAAACGTAAG ATCTTTACGAACAAATGCTCAAAGTCGGGGTGCAAACAGAAAGAGATGATCAAAGTGACATGTGACCAGTGTCACTTAAATTTCTGCTTAAAGCACAGGCACCCCTTGGATCATGCCTGTGAGGCTGATGGAAAACCTCTCTCTAAAGCAGG TAATGCTGCCATGAAGAGAGTTCAGGGAACACCGAAACCTGGTGTGGTGCCATCTACAAGCAAAGGCACATCTAGCAGTCGACCAAATGGACTGAATACATCAGCACCCCCACGTCATAACAG TGACTCAGCAAGAAACATCCCTATGTCAGCATCTCTGCAAGCAGGATTG ACTGAAGAACAAGCACTGCAGAGAGCTTTGGAGAGGTCACTGGCTGAATCTTCCCAAAATACAGCTCCCAG CCATCAAGAGCAGGAAGATTTGGCCTTGGCTCAGGCTATTGCTGCCAGTGAGGAAGAATTTCGTCGACAACAACAGCAG ACTCAGCAACGAGGTTCCAAGACCTTGCCCTGTAAACTTTCATGA
- the zfand2a gene encoding AN1-type zinc finger protein 2A isoform X2 codes for MEFPDLGKHCSENSCKRLDFLPLKCDACAQIFCKDHITYAQHKCTSSYKKDMQVPVCPLCNTPVPIRRGEMPDIRVGEHIDRECRSDPAQKKRKIFTNKCSKSGCKQKEMIKVTCDQCHLNFCLKHRHPLDHACEADGKPLSKAGNAAMKRVQGTPKPGVVPSTSKGTSSSRPNGLNTSAPPRHNSDSARNIPMSASLQAGLTEEQALQRALERSLAESSQNTAPSHQEQEDLALAQAIAASEEEFRRQQQQDIRNGSIAIKACLT; via the exons ATGGAGTTTCCAGATCTGGGCAAACACTGCTCTGAAAATTCCTGCAAACGGCTGG ATTTTCTTCCTCTGAAGTGTGATGCATGTGCACAGATCTTCTGCAAGGACCATATTACCTATGCACAGCATAAGTGCACTTCCTCTTACAAAAAG GACATGCAGGTACCCGTGTGTCCTCTTTGTAACACTCCAGTTCCGATAAGAAGGGGAGAAATGCCAGATATCCGTGTTGGTGAACACATTGACAGAGAGTGCAGATCTGATCCTGCCCAGAAAAAACGTAAG ATCTTTACGAACAAATGCTCAAAGTCGGGGTGCAAACAGAAAGAGATGATCAAAGTGACATGTGACCAGTGTCACTTAAATTTCTGCTTAAAGCACAGGCACCCCTTGGATCATGCCTGTGAGGCTGATGGAAAACCTCTCTCTAAAGCAGG TAATGCTGCCATGAAGAGAGTTCAGGGAACACCGAAACCTGGTGTGGTGCCATCTACAAGCAAAGGCACATCTAGCAGTCGACCAAATGGACTGAATACATCAGCACCCCCACGTCATAACAG TGACTCAGCAAGAAACATCCCTATGTCAGCATCTCTGCAAGCAGGATTG ACTGAAGAACAAGCACTGCAGAGAGCTTTGGAGAGGTCACTGGCTGAATCTTCCCAAAATACAGCTCCCAG CCATCAAGAGCAGGAAGATTTGGCCTTGGCTCAGGCTATTGCTGCCAGTGAGGAAGAATTTCGTCGACAACAACAGCAG GATATCAGAAATGGTTCCATAGCCATCAAAGCGTGTTTGACCTGA
- the zfand2a gene encoding AN1-type zinc finger protein 2A isoform X3 codes for MEFPDLGKHCSENSCKRLDFLPLKCDACAQIFCKDHITYAQHKCTSSYKKDMQVPVCPLCNTPVPIRRGEMPDIRVGEHIDRECRSDPAQKKRKIFTNKCSKSGCKQKEMIKVTCDQCHLNFCLKHRHPLDHACEADGKPLSKAGNAAMKRVQGTPKPGVVPSTSKGTSSSRPNGLNTSAPPRHNSDSARNIPMSASLQAGLPSRAGRFGLGSGYCCQ; via the exons ATGGAGTTTCCAGATCTGGGCAAACACTGCTCTGAAAATTCCTGCAAACGGCTGG ATTTTCTTCCTCTGAAGTGTGATGCATGTGCACAGATCTTCTGCAAGGACCATATTACCTATGCACAGCATAAGTGCACTTCCTCTTACAAAAAG GACATGCAGGTACCCGTGTGTCCTCTTTGTAACACTCCAGTTCCGATAAGAAGGGGAGAAATGCCAGATATCCGTGTTGGTGAACACATTGACAGAGAGTGCAGATCTGATCCTGCCCAGAAAAAACGTAAG ATCTTTACGAACAAATGCTCAAAGTCGGGGTGCAAACAGAAAGAGATGATCAAAGTGACATGTGACCAGTGTCACTTAAATTTCTGCTTAAAGCACAGGCACCCCTTGGATCATGCCTGTGAGGCTGATGGAAAACCTCTCTCTAAAGCAGG TAATGCTGCCATGAAGAGAGTTCAGGGAACACCGAAACCTGGTGTGGTGCCATCTACAAGCAAAGGCACATCTAGCAGTCGACCAAATGGACTGAATACATCAGCACCCCCACGTCATAACAG TGACTCAGCAAGAAACATCCCTATGTCAGCATCTCTGCAAGCAGGATTG CCATCAAGAGCAGGAAGATTTGGCCTTGGCTCAGGCTATTGCTGCCAGTGA